TAACGCTTCCCGGCCTCAAGATCGTCCGCTCGAAGCACTTCGGGCACCTTTCGCGAACTTCAGCTCCGCTGAAGTCGTCCGCCTCGAACGACCTCCCGCTCCGTAGCGTTCAAACGTCACTAGTCCGTCTGCTGCAGCTCACTGCGCTGCAGCGTCGCGTCCGTTGTCTGAACGTAAGGAGATGCGCCATGCTAAGTGCCTTGGCCGACCATGTTTGTGCTCGTTGCAAACCCGAACTACCTCGAACTCATTGCAAAGCGTCTGTTGGCCACCGCCCATCGTGGAAGTTGTGGCAGACAGCGGTGGCTTTTACCCTTCTCGCCCCTTGGCAAACGCCAGCGTCAGCCGAACCTGGCGCCTCCACGAACAGCATCGAATTCGCCCAAGCCCTGCAAATTGCAGTCGAAAATTCTCCGCAACTGCAGGCGCAGGGTCATTCGATTCGCGCCGTTCAGGCAATGCGCCAAAGCGCTGGAGAATGGCCCGACCCGGTGCTCCGCGCCGGGGTTGATAACCTTCCAGTAAGCGGGAACGATCGCGGGCGACTGACGGCTGACACCATGACGATGCGTCGCATCGCCATTTCCCAGGAAATTACCGGCTCCGAAAAGCTGGATGCGCGCCGCCGTCGACTGGACGGAGAGATTCAACGCGAGCATCAGAACCGCCGCGTGCAGATCGCAGCGTTGCAGCGCGAAACCGCCCTGGCGTGGATCGACACTTTCTTCAGTGATCAGCAACGGAGAGTGCTGGCAACGCAGCGCGCCGAGGCCACACTGGCTGTCGATGCTGCCATTGCCGCATATCGCGCCGGACGGAATACACAAGCGGATGTAGCGCTGGCACAGTCTGCAGTCGCCACGATAGATGATCGAGCGATTCAGGTCGACCGGCAAGGCCAAGTCGCTCAAGCGCAACTTGCGCGCTGGATCGGACGCATGGCCAATCCAGAAACCCGCGGCGGTTTGCCAGCGTGGGCGACATCGGTGCCAGCAGACGATCAGGGGGTGGAGCTCCACCCGGCGGTACTGGCGCTGGACGCACAGATCGCCACGGCTTTGGCAGACAGGGACCTTGCAAGTGCGGCCAAACGGCCAGACTGGACTTGGGAAATCAGTCTGGGCCAGCGCGGCGGTGACAAAGCTAACCTGTTTTCAATTGCTGTCAGCATTCCCTTGCCTGTCGCGACAAGTCGCCGACAGGATTTGGACATTGCTGCGCGCGTTGCCCAAATTGACCAATGGGTGGCACAGCGTGCGGAGTTGATTCGCAGCCACATCGCAGAACGGCAGACGCTTCGTGCCGAGTGGAGCAGTCACCGTGATCGGCTTCGCTTGCTTGACAACAGGTTGTTGCCGCTGGCACGGGAGCGGACAACTGCCACGCTGAACAGTTACCGCAGCGGAACGGTGTCTCTCGTCTCGGTGGTGGATGCACGTCGTAACGAAATCGACATTGCCATGCAGCGACTCGACATCGAGCGAGAGCAGGCACGGACTTGGGCACAACTGCGCTATCTGCTACCAGATGGCAGTGCGTCTCAATACACAAACACGGAGCGCGCAAAGTGAAAAAGAGTTCGCAAATCAAGATCGGGCTGGTGATCGCCGGCGCGTCGCTGCTGACAGGCGGCGCATGGTGGATCGGCCTGAATCAGGGGCAAAGGATGGTGAACCCAACCGCAGCGTCGGGTGGCGCCATGACGGCAGCCACACCAGCGTCCACCAACGAAGCCAATCCAGCGTCAGGTCGGCGGGTGCTCTACTGGTACGACCCGATGGTGCCTTCGCAGAAGTTTGATCGTCCTGGTCGCTCGCCCTATATGGACATGGCACTGGTACCGAAGTACGCTGATGACGTGGACAGCATGGCGGGCGGTGTCGCCGTCAACCCACAGGTGCAGCAGAGCCTCGGTATCCGCACAGCCACGGTGGCAAGTGGCCCGCTGAACGTACCTTTCGAAGCCAGTGGCACGGTCGCGTATAACGAGCGCGAGGCGACTGTCGTGTCCACCCGCGTTGCAGGTACCGTCGAGCGGCTGCTGGTCAGGGCGCCGCTCGACTCGGTGCAGCGAGGCCAGGCAGTCGCCGAACTCTTTGTACCGGAGTGGCTAGCCGCGCAGGAAGAGTTCCTGGCGGTGCGCAAGACACAAGGCACGGACGTTGGCTTGCTGGTTGACGCAGCCCGACAACGAATGGTGATCGCGGGCATGCCGGACGACGTCATCCGCGCCGTTGAGCAATCGGGACAATTGCAACGTCGAATGACGCTGACAGCCACTTCCGGAGGCGTGGTCTCCGAGCTCGCCGTACGGGAGGGTCTGGCCGTTGCTGCGGGCAGCGTCCTGATGCGGGTCAACGGACTGTCGTCCGTCTGGGTAAACGCGGACATACCCGAAAGCCAAGCCTCCGGGATACGTTCGGGAGCAACGATTGAAGGCATGACACCTGCGCTGCCTGGCGAAGTGTTTCGAGGGCGCGTCAGCGGGCTGCTGCCCGAAGTCAACGCGACCACGCGCACCATTCGCACCCGAATTGAACTCCCAAATCCGCGCGGGCGACTACTTCCAGGGATGTTCATCAGCCTGCGCTTCGGTCGAGTAGCTCAGGGCAACGTTTTGCAAGTGCCGACCGAAGCGGTGATTCAGACCGGTCGCCGGACTATCGTCATGGTGGTCGGCGAATCGAACGGTCGCTTCCGCCCAGTTGACGTCGAGACCGGTGCCGAGGCAAACGGATTCACCGAGATACGAAAGGGACTGCTGGCAGGACAACGAGTCGCGGTATCAGGGCAATTCTTGCTCGATTCTGAGGCGAGTCTCACCACGGGTCTTGCACGCCTTTCCGGCGACATCATGTCACAGCCGTCCTCACCAGCCCGTCCTGTGCATCACGGCGAAGGAATCGTTGAGGCGATAGACACAGGCGAAGTAACGCTTTCGCACGGGCCGATCGCCACGCTCAAGTGGGGCGCCATGACCATGCCGTTCAAGCGGCCCGCGACCGCACTGCCTGCGAACTTGACGGTAGGAAGTCGCGTCGCCTTCGAGTTCGAAGCGCACGGCGACAATGAATTCCGGTTGATCCGCCTGCAGGTTCTCCCGGCCAACACACCCCCCAAGGACAAGTCACCATGATCGCGGCGCTCATTCGCTGGTCACTCGGCAACCGCTTTCTGGTGCTGCTGGCGACACTCACCGTCGCCGGCTGGGGCATCTATTCGGCGCAGCGCACGCCGCTGGATGCCATTCCCGACCTCTCCGATGTCCAGGTCATCATCCGCACCACTTATCCCGGTCAGGCGCCTCAGATTGTCGAGAACCAGATCACCTATCCGCTGACCACCACCATGCTGTCGGTACCGGGCGCGAAGACCGTGCGTGGCTATTCGTTCTTCGGTGACTCATTCGTCTATGTGCTGTTCGAGGATGGCACCGATCCCTACTGGGCTCGCTCGCGCGTACTCGAATACCTCAATCAGGCGCAGGCACGTTTGCCACGTGGCGCCACGGCGGCACTCGGGCCGGATGCTACCGGCGTCGGCTGGGTTTATGAGTACGCACTGATCGACAGAACTGGTCAGCAAGACCTGTCGCAGCTCAGAGCACTGCAGGATTGGTTCCTGAAGTACGAGCTCAAGGCAGTTGCCAACGTGTCCGAAGTCGCCAGCATCGGAGGCATGGTGCGGCAGTATCAGATCGTGCTTGATCCAGAGCGCTTGCGCGCCTACAACCTGCCGCACAGCAAAGTCATCGAAGCCGTTCAGCGCGCCAATCAGGAGGCCGGTGGCTCAGTGCTGGAGCTTGGCGAGGCGGAGTACATGGTGCGCGCGTCAGGTTATCTGCGCTCGCTGGATGACTTCCGCAAGATTCCGCTGGTG
This is a stretch of genomic DNA from Casimicrobium huifangae. It encodes these proteins:
- a CDS encoding TolC family protein — its product is MADHVCARCKPELPRTHCKASVGHRPSWKLWQTAVAFTLLAPWQTPASAEPGASTNSIEFAQALQIAVENSPQLQAQGHSIRAVQAMRQSAGEWPDPVLRAGVDNLPVSGNDRGRLTADTMTMRRIAISQEITGSEKLDARRRRLDGEIQREHQNRRVQIAALQRETALAWIDTFFSDQQRRVLATQRAEATLAVDAAIAAYRAGRNTQADVALAQSAVATIDDRAIQVDRQGQVAQAQLARWIGRMANPETRGGLPAWATSVPADDQGVELHPAVLALDAQIATALADRDLASAAKRPDWTWEISLGQRGGDKANLFSIAVSIPLPVATSRRQDLDIAARVAQIDQWVAQRAELIRSHIAERQTLRAEWSSHRDRLRLLDNRLLPLARERTTATLNSYRSGTVSLVSVVDARRNEIDIAMQRLDIEREQARTWAQLRYLLPDGSASQYTNTERAK
- a CDS encoding efflux RND transporter periplasmic adaptor subunit, producing the protein MKKSSQIKIGLVIAGASLLTGGAWWIGLNQGQRMVNPTAASGGAMTAATPASTNEANPASGRRVLYWYDPMVPSQKFDRPGRSPYMDMALVPKYADDVDSMAGGVAVNPQVQQSLGIRTATVASGPLNVPFEASGTVAYNEREATVVSTRVAGTVERLLVRAPLDSVQRGQAVAELFVPEWLAAQEEFLAVRKTQGTDVGLLVDAARQRMVIAGMPDDVIRAVEQSGQLQRRMTLTATSGGVVSELAVREGLAVAAGSVLMRVNGLSSVWVNADIPESQASGIRSGATIEGMTPALPGEVFRGRVSGLLPEVNATTRTIRTRIELPNPRGRLLPGMFISLRFGRVAQGNVLQVPTEAVIQTGRRTIVMVVGESNGRFRPVDVETGAEANGFTEIRKGLLAGQRVAVSGQFLLDSEASLTTGLARLSGDIMSQPSSPARPVHHGEGIVEAIDTGEVTLSHGPIATLKWGAMTMPFKRPATALPANLTVGSRVAFEFEAHGDNEFRLIRLQVLPANTPPKDKSP